Proteins encoded within one genomic window of bacterium:
- a CDS encoding cobalamin biosynthesis protein: MKTNRKLWIGLAILAVLTPLGLLLPTWLGAGSAWGEWGAEEIGKLVGYVPQQLERLGGLWHAPLPDYSRPGEPPAGLLGQSLWYIVCAVVGMAVVVGLSLLLGRLLARHEQSTTDMDE, from the coding sequence ATGAAGACCAACCGCAAGCTGTGGATCGGTCTGGCCATCCTGGCGGTGCTGACGCCGCTGGGGCTGCTGCTGCCGACCTGGCTCGGGGCCGGGAGCGCCTGGGGCGAATGGGGCGCGGAGGAGATCGGGAAGCTGGTCGGCTATGTGCCGCAGCAGCTTGAGCGTCTGGGCGGCCTGTGGCATGCCCCGCTGCCCGACTACTCGCGGCCGGGCGAGCCCCCGGCGGGCTTGCTCGGGCAGAGCCTTTGGTATATCGTGTGCGCGGTCGTGGGGATGGCAGTGGTGGTGGGGCTGTCATTGCTCCTGGGAAGGTTGCTGGCCCGACACGAGCAGAGCACTACCGACATGGATGAGTGA
- the cbiM gene encoding cobalt transporter CbiM produces the protein MHIPDGYLGPATYVTSYAVVAPLWAVASRRLSQSLKSRQVPLLAMGAAFSFVIMMFNVPIPGGTTGHAVGAVLVAVLLGPWAACVAVTTALVVQALMFGDGGITALGANCLTMAVIMPFVGFGVYRLIAGHSPVGSRRHWLGAAVGGYVGLNVAALATAVLFGLQPLLAHDAAGHALYAPYPLQVALPVMAVEHLVVFGWVEAIVTGLVVAYLQRHASELIPARTTAPGEDVA, from the coding sequence ATGCACATCCCCGACGGCTACCTCGGACCCGCCACCTATGTGACCTCCTATGCGGTCGTGGCGCCCTTGTGGGCGGTGGCGTCGCGGCGGCTCAGCCAGTCCCTCAAGTCCCGCCAGGTGCCGCTGCTGGCCATGGGCGCGGCCTTCTCGTTTGTCATCATGATGTTCAATGTGCCGATCCCCGGCGGCACGACCGGCCACGCAGTGGGCGCCGTCCTCGTGGCGGTGCTGCTGGGTCCGTGGGCGGCCTGTGTGGCGGTGACGACGGCCCTGGTCGTGCAGGCGCTGATGTTCGGCGACGGCGGCATCACCGCCCTCGGGGCCAACTGCCTGACCATGGCCGTCATCATGCCCTTCGTGGGGTTCGGTGTGTACCGCCTGATCGCCGGGCACAGTCCGGTGGGCTCGCGGCGGCACTGGCTCGGGGCAGCCGTCGGCGGCTATGTGGGGCTGAATGTGGCGGCGCTGGCCACGGCGGTCCTGTTCGGCCTCCAGCCGCTCCTGGCCCATGACGCGGCCGGCCACGCCCTGTATGCGCCCTACCCCCTGCAGGTCGCCCTCCCGGTCATGGCGGTGGAGCATCTCGTCGTCTTCGGGTGGGTCGAGGCGATCGTGACAGGACTGGTGGTCGCGTACCTGCAACGCCACGCGTCGGAGCTGATCCCGGCCCGGACGACGGCGCCCGGGGAGGACGTGGCATGA
- a CDS encoding MBL fold metallo-hydrolase → MDRHTQHSWALGLMACCLCSALAVTRSPAQEVAKVEALSIRWWGQACFTIGDGTTTALTDPFPADFGYHTPSLEPQVVLVSHEHHDHNAVETVQGKPVVLRGVGPHEAAGIRFLGVAAYHDAEHGAKRGPDTIFVWQMAGLKLVHLGDLGHPLTDEEIAAIGPPVDVLMIPVGGYYTIDAAQAVQVAEQLQARVILPMHVRTAAMSRLPIAPVDDFLKALPEGWEVQRPTTATLTLSRANLPATGRRVIALPYE, encoded by the coding sequence ATGGACAGACACACACAACACTCGTGGGCGCTCGGGCTGATGGCCTGCTGCCTGTGCAGCGCACTGGCCGTCACCCGGTCTCCCGCGCAGGAGGTGGCGAAGGTGGAGGCACTGAGCATTCGCTGGTGGGGGCAGGCTTGCTTCACGATTGGCGACGGCACGACGACCGCCCTGACCGACCCGTTCCCCGCCGACTTTGGCTACCACACCCCCAGCCTCGAGCCGCAGGTGGTGCTGGTGAGCCATGAGCATCACGACCACAACGCCGTCGAGACGGTGCAGGGGAAGCCCGTGGTGCTGCGCGGCGTCGGTCCGCACGAGGCCGCCGGGATCCGCTTTCTGGGCGTAGCCGCCTATCACGACGCCGAACACGGGGCCAAGCGCGGGCCGGACACGATCTTCGTGTGGCAGATGGCGGGGCTCAAGCTCGTGCACCTGGGCGACCTCGGGCACCCGCTGACGGACGAGGAGATCGCGGCCATCGGCCCGCCGGTGGACGTGCTGATGATTCCGGTCGGCGGCTACTACACCATTGACGCCGCGCAGGCTGTGCAGGTCGCCGAGCAGCTCCAGGCGCGCGTCATCCTGCCGATGCACGTCCGCACCGCCGCCATGTCGCGGCTGCCCATCGCGCCGGTGGACGACTTCCTGAAGGCCCTCCCGGAGGGCTGGGAGGTGCAGCGCCCGACGACGGCGACGCTCACGCTCAGCCGGGCGAACCTGCCGGCTACGGGCCGCCGGGTGATTGCCCTGCCGTACGAGTAG
- a CDS encoding energy-coupling factor transporter transmembrane protein EcfT, whose protein sequence is MSEACRAAEPAAVGHARARATGGRAVQRGLAAIGLALAAQLAPTQADGWLAGFDARAKLIGVGLLIVAVSLLHTLPTVAAAAGLAVALALAAGLRGRRLTPLWLGVPLFTLALALPSCLNLITPGPALWVLWGHTPREIAVTAPGLVVAARFFLRTLACVALALTLTGTSASAALIVGLRRLGLPRVFGTVLTMMQRYLVLVLRQAEELHLARLSRGYGGETVRQGQHWAAAGMGITLLSSLRLAEAVHDAMTARGYDGDIQTLRPPRWRKRERALVVVGLVVAAALVAWDGWLR, encoded by the coding sequence ATGAGTGAAGCCTGCCGGGCCGCGGAGCCAGCCGCGGTCGGCCACGCGCGCGCCCGTGCCACGGGGGGCCGGGCCGTGCAGCGGGGGCTGGCGGCCATCGGGTTGGCCCTGGCGGCGCAGTTGGCTCCGACGCAGGCCGACGGCTGGCTCGCGGGCTTTGACGCCCGCGCCAAGCTCATCGGCGTGGGGCTGCTGATCGTGGCGGTGTCGCTGCTGCACACGCTGCCCACAGTGGCCGCTGCGGCCGGGCTGGCGGTCGCGCTGGCGCTGGCGGCCGGGCTGCGGGGACGCAGGCTGACCCCCCTGTGGCTGGGCGTGCCCCTCTTCACACTGGCCCTGGCGCTCCCCTCCTGTCTGAACCTCATCACCCCCGGCCCCGCCCTGTGGGTCCTGTGGGGGCACACCCCCCGCGAGATCGCCGTCACCGCCCCCGGGCTCGTCGTCGCCGCCCGTTTCTTCCTGCGGACCCTCGCCTGCGTCGCCCTCGCCCTGACGCTCACCGGGACCAGCGCCTCGGCGGCACTGATCGTCGGCCTGCGGCGGCTGGGCCTGCCGCGCGTCTTCGGCACGGTCCTGACGATGATGCAGCGCTACCTGGTATTGGTGCTGCGCCAGGCCGAGGAGCTGCACCTGGCGCGTCTGAGCCGCGGCTATGGCGGGGAGACCGTGCGCCAGGGCCAGCACTGGGCGGCGGCGGGGATGGGCATCACGCTGCTCTCCAGCCTCCGCCTGGCCGAGGCGGTGCATGATGCCATGACCGCGCGGGGCTACGACGGTGACATCCAGACACTGCGCCCTCCGCGCTGGCGGAAGCGGGAACGGGCACTGGTCGTGGTCGGCCTGGTGGTGGCGGCGGCGTTGGTCGCCTGGGACGGGTGGCTGCGATGA